From Methanofollis sp., the proteins below share one genomic window:
- a CDS encoding 4Fe-4S binding protein, producing MVAVVDPDLCVGCETCVDECPSEAISMEDGIAVVNKDACTDCGTCVDVCPAGAIHME from the coding sequence ATGGTTGCAGTTGTTGACCCTGATCTCTGCGTTGGTTGTGAGACCTGTGTGGACGAGTGCCCGTCAGAGGCGATCTCGATGGAAGACGGCATCGCCGTCGTGAACAAGGACGCCTGCACCGATTGCGGCACATGTGTTGACGTCTGCCCTGCGGGCGCCATCCACATGGAATAA
- the dapB gene encoding 4-hydroxy-tetrahydrodipicolinate reductase: MIRVVISGALGRMGTILGRLVSEAPDLELVGGIDVHAGTFYGAPVVEAKNIDSFLKATKPDVLIDFTVAHAAVGNIKAAAANGVALIVGTTGFTPEQQEEIRVAVEGHVPAVISSNFSVGVNIFWRLIREAARLLNEGYDVEVTEAHHRYKKDAPSGTAKTILGILDEELGSRPHQYGREGMTERKDEIGVHVIRGGDIVGDHAVLFAGNYEVIELSHRAYDRAVFASGAVRAASWVKGKAPGIYSMTDVLGLP; this comes from the coding sequence ATGATTAGAGTTGTCATATCGGGGGCCCTCGGGCGGATGGGTACGATCCTCGGCCGTCTCGTCTCAGAGGCGCCTGACCTCGAACTGGTCGGCGGCATCGACGTCCATGCCGGGACCTTCTATGGTGCGCCTGTTGTCGAAGCGAAAAATATCGACTCTTTCCTGAAGGCGACAAAGCCCGATGTCCTCATCGACTTCACCGTGGCGCACGCGGCTGTTGGGAACATCAAGGCGGCCGCCGCCAACGGCGTTGCGCTCATCGTCGGCACGACCGGTTTCACACCCGAACAGCAGGAGGAGATCAGGGTGGCAGTCGAGGGGCATGTACCCGCGGTGATTTCGAGCAACTTCTCTGTCGGCGTGAATATCTTCTGGCGTCTGATCAGGGAGGCCGCCCGTCTCCTCAACGAAGGATATGATGTCGAGGTGACAGAGGCCCACCACCGCTACAAGAAGGACGCCCCGAGCGGGACCGCGAAGACGATCCTCGGTATCCTCGACGAGGAACTCGGCAGCCGCCCTCACCAGTACGGCCGCGAGGGCATGACCGAACGGAAAGACGAGATCGGCGTCCATGTGATCAGGGGCGGCGACATCGTCGGCGACCATGCGGTCCTCTTTGCCGGGAACTATGAGGTGATCGAACTCTCGCACCGCGCCTACGACCGTGCGGTCTTTGCGAGCGGCGCTGTCCGGGCGGCCTCATGGGTGAAGGGAAAGGCTCCGGGTATCTATTCGATGACAGACGTCCTCGGACTGCCTTGA
- the dapA gene encoding 4-hydroxy-tetrahydrodipicolinate synthase, translating to MFEGVFPAVITPFRRAPDQRLDLEGLRSNIEFLIARGVQGIVPCGSTGESATLTFEEHEQVIGATVDAVNGRVPVLAGTGSNNTAEAIRFTKAARDIGADGALVISPYYNKPNRSGLVKHFSALAELDIPVVLYNVPGRTGQNILPDLVVELADNPNIVGIKEASGNLEQVSRIIEDTQDRDFEVLSGDDALTLPILALGGSGVISVAANIEPALMVGMYEAVKKGDLEEARRIHYRLSPLFRAMFIDTNPIPVKKAAELRGMAAGPVRLPLDELDPAKTEKLAEVLGHYD from the coding sequence ATGTTTGAGGGAGTGTTTCCAGCAGTCATTACCCCTTTTAGGCGGGCCCCGGATCAACGCCTTGATCTTGAGGGGCTCCGTTCGAATATTGAGTTTTTGATCGCCCGGGGTGTCCAGGGGATTGTTCCCTGCGGATCGACGGGCGAATCTGCAACACTCACGTTTGAAGAGCACGAGCAGGTGATCGGGGCGACGGTCGATGCGGTGAACGGCCGGGTGCCGGTGCTTGCAGGGACCGGGTCGAACAACACCGCCGAGGCCATCAGGTTTACGAAGGCGGCGCGGGACATCGGTGCCGACGGTGCGCTGGTCATCAGCCCGTACTACAACAAGCCGAACCGTTCCGGTCTTGTGAAACATTTTTCCGCCCTTGCCGAACTCGACATCCCGGTCGTCCTCTATAATGTTCCCGGCAGGACCGGACAGAACATCCTGCCCGATCTCGTCGTCGAACTCGCCGACAACCCGAACATCGTCGGGATCAAGGAGGCGAGCGGGAACCTGGAACAGGTCTCGCGGATCATTGAGGATACGCAGGACCGGGACTTCGAGGTGCTCTCCGGCGACGACGCCCTGACCCTGCCCATCCTCGCCCTCGGCGGAAGCGGTGTGATCTCTGTGGCCGCGAACATCGAACCGGCACTGATGGTCGGGATGTACGAGGCCGTGAAAAAGGGCGACCTGGAAGAAGCGCGGCGTATCCATTACCGCCTGTCCCCTCTTTTCAGGGCGATGTTCATCGATACAAACCCGATCCCGGTGAAAAAGGCCGCTGAACTCCGCGGCATGGCCGCCGGGCCGGTCAGGCTCCCTCTCGACGAACTCGACCCTGCAAAGACAGAAAAACTTGCGGAGGTGCTCGGGCACTATGATTAG
- a CDS encoding 30S ribosomal protein S17e, with translation MGIKPTYIKSLGNEIRAKNPGRFTSDFAENKQIVAEVSIIESKRVRNRVSGYITRKQNTKRVSA, from the coding sequence ATGGGAATAAAGCCGACGTATATTAAGAGCCTTGGTAACGAGATCAGAGCCAAAAACCCCGGTCGCTTTACCAGCGACTTCGCGGAAAACAAGCAGATCGTTGCCGAAGTTTCTATCATCGAATCGAAGCGCGTGCGGAACAGGGTCAGCGGTTACATCACGAGAAAGCAAAATACTAAAAGAGTATCTGCGTAA